One Benincasa hispida cultivar B227 chromosome 5, ASM972705v1, whole genome shotgun sequence genomic window carries:
- the LOC120077408 gene encoding uncharacterized protein LOC120077408, with the protein MCSAFSIPGVTLEGLRLYLFSYTLRDEAKRRAQSLEPDEINAWDQLVERQLVKSCSYIGIPDCILMETFYNGLDQPTQVVVDASAGEGLMDRSYTEAKSILDCISRNSDEWLDTGLEERGLEQERAEGVVVPTDTMNTLIDQMTTMTSLLQTMANQQRHLSHESAQVNALTHVAAMNCVQCGEGHLAEVYPWNQQFVYSIYNDPFGNTYNPGWQNHLTFSWDENHNQGSQSDHQNNYQGNRGNPPVFINQDHSSGNFQIIQPYDQPFFSDSSYSTSSLETLLKHYIENSEAIRQSHASSLRVLEEQVEQLAIELKNKTHGMLPSSSGVSEPRDKEQCQAVTLRSGKTTVPVPPVPDSMSRPVDLTTTMTSQPLMTESPIQNALFQNNIPTKMKDPGSFTLLCSIGGKKVGNALCDLGASINLMPLSIFKKLNIGNARPTTITLQLANRSIMHPEGKIEDVLLQVDKFIFLVDFIILDYEADREVPIILGHSFLATGCWTDLLGMNSSNFLTDTQGKTKLQLRWRIKIRQPSRAHLARLHSIVCRLDSTMHQIARPLSVLLEAGHEYDFVDAYTEAFHTLKDALITAPILITPNWTPPFALMCDASGYAVGTVLSQRKDKEKEKDIEERFPDELLMLVGINVQWYADIVNFIVCSQVPEDYTYQ; encoded by the exons ATGTGTAGtgcattctccatacctggtgtgactcTAGAAGGACTTAGATTATATCTTTTCTCGTATACActgcgggatgaagcaaagaggagGGCTCAGTCGTTAGAGCCAGATGAGATTAATGCATGGGATCAGTTGGTTGAAAG acAATTAGTGAAGAGTTGTTCgtatatcgggattcccgattgcattctgatggagactttttacaaTGGCTTGGATCAACCAACGCAAGTAGTTGTTGATGCCTCCGCAGGAGAAGGATTGATGGACAGGTCGTATACGGAAGCAAAGAGCATCTTAGATTGCATTTCGCGAAATTCAGATGAATGGTTAGATACTGGGCTTGAGGAAAGAGGTTTAGAGCAAGAAAGAGCAGAAGGTGTTGTTGTACCAACTGATACAATGAACACCCTGATAGAccagatgaccacaatgacctcgcTCCTTCAAACTATGGCTAATCAGCAAAGACATCTCTCTCATGAATCAGCGCAAGTCAATGCGTTGACACACGTGGCCGCAATGAATTGCGTTCAATGTGGAGAGGGACATTTAGCGGAAGTCTACCCGTGGAATCAGCAATTCGTATACTCTATCTACAATGATCCGTTCggcaacacctacaaccctggttggCAGAATCACCTAACTTTCAGTTGGGACGAGAATCACAACCAGGGGAGCCAAAGTGATCATCAGAACAATTATCAAGGGAATCGAGGCAATCCTCCGGTCTTCATTAATCAGGATCACAGCTCAggtaattttcaaattatacAACCCTATGACCAACCATTCTTTTCGGACAGCTCTTACAGTACCTCTTCTCTGGAAACATTGTTGAAACATTATATCGAGAATAGCGAGGCAATTAGGCAATCACATGCTTCTTCCCTTAGAGTGCTAGAGGAGCAGGTTGAACAACTTGCGATTGAACTTAAGAATAAAACACATGGTATGCTGCCCAGTAGTTCGGGAGTATCGGAGCCACGTgataaagaacaatgtcaagcagtgacattgagaagtggtaAAACAACAGTCCCCGTGCCACCTGTACCAGATTCAATGTCAAGACCAGTAGATTTAACCACCACGATGACCAGTCAACCATTAATGACAGAATCACCAATTCAGAA TGCgctgtttcaaaacaacatcCCCACCAAAATGAAAGATCCTGGGAGTTTCACATTGCTCTGCTCAATAGGAGGGAAGAAGGTCGGAAATGCACTGTGTGATTTAGGGGcaagtataaacttaatgccctTGTCGATCTTCAAGAAGCTAAATATCGGCAATGCAAGACCAACCACAATTACATTGCAGTTGGCCAATAGATCGATAATGCATCCcgagggcaagatagaggatgtactcCTGCAAGTAGATAAGTTCATCTTCCTTGTTGACTTTATCATATTAGATTATGAAGCTGACAGAGAGgtgcctatcatcttgggtcacTCATTTCTTGCAACAGG atgttgGACCGACTTGctgggaatgaattcttctaATTTCTTGACGGATACTCAGGGTAAAACCAAATTGCAATTGCGCTGGAggatcaagataagacaaccttcacgtgcccatttggcaCGTTTGCATTCCATCGTATGCCGTTTGGACTCTACAATGCACCAG atcgcaaggcccctaagtgTGCTTCTTGAGGCTGGTCATGAATATGACTTTGTTGATGCGTACACTGAAGCATTCcacacattgaaagatgcacTCATCACTGCACCCATTCTGATTACGCCGAATTGGACGCCACCGTTTGCATTGATGTGTGATGCCAGTGGATATGCAGTGGGCACAGTTTTGAGTCAGcgcaaggacaag gagaaagaaaaagacattgaagaaagattccctgatGAGTTACTGATGTTGGTAGGTATTAATGTTCAatggtatgcggacattgtaAACTTCATCGTTTGCAGCCAAGTACCAGAAGACTATACTTACCagtag